A single region of the Actinoplanes sp. SE50/110 genome encodes:
- a CDS encoding transglycosylase domain-containing protein, translating into MPSTSARERLRAVLGWVRRRPRWLRRTVAALVAVNVVLVLAAAGYVWSVDLPADPAPPQASVLYYRDGQTVLARIGLADRTDVPLDRVPVGVRQAFLAAEDRGFYDHHGVSVRGLLRALWSNVAKDSGQGASTITQQFARNAYLTQERTVSRKAKEAALALKLEHRFTKDQILERYLNTIYFGRGAYGVEAAAQAFFGSSVDRLTAYQGAVLAAMVKDPTRGDPAVDPHWTLNRWKWIVRAMSDAGWLPPGAADRTPYPAVAPESVTASAVGGPVGLIADRVEDELVAAGVSRQQIRTGGLRVITTIDPQAQRAATASIGAALAGQPAELRTALVAIDPHDGGVRAYYGGDRGRGYYDDALAARPPASTFKPLVLAAAEERDISYRSYYNGTSPRLFSDRGGAPLYNLDNLQCPVCPLDTAMVYSLNTPFYALAEQIGPGRVRDLALRLGVPASYGDQTTLVDLNGELTPGRTRADIAIGRYPVAPADLAGVYATLAGGGIRADRHFVTRVVTAQGTVLHRADTTGRRVLGAEVAADVGAVLTRVVQHDGAVPGVAAAAKTGSQQYGNTSDSSDAWTAGWASGLAAVVWVGRDKPGPIRTRKGAAINGDGMPYTIFKTFLAGALRGGQRMSLPPAAEVGHVEKADLQTIETKVSMIPGRVFAGPRRGDQVDRSLAVGDWSERTARLTAALDRYAATAPDFAVSLVDRRTGRHFDYHGDRAYETASVVKVELLAALLLSAQDAHRQLRAAERRRAEKMIKASDNDTAKQVYDAIGGPTGLSAALTRLGLNSTTPNPSFGLSRTTALDQTRMITALSDSGGPLDSTSKQQILTLMANVNADQNWGISAASFDGEQVALKNGWLSRTTESHRWIINSTGRITGAKTDVALSILSHGHSNQPDGISVVEHIAALTRSYLGW; encoded by the coding sequence ATGCCATCGACGTCAGCGCGGGAGCGGCTGCGCGCGGTGCTCGGCTGGGTGCGCCGGCGTCCACGGTGGCTGCGCCGCACCGTCGCCGCGCTGGTCGCGGTCAACGTGGTGCTGGTGCTGGCCGCCGCCGGATATGTGTGGAGCGTCGACCTGCCGGCCGACCCGGCCCCGCCGCAGGCCTCGGTGCTCTACTACCGCGACGGGCAGACCGTGCTGGCCCGGATCGGGCTGGCCGACCGCACCGACGTCCCGCTCGACCGGGTGCCGGTCGGCGTGCGTCAGGCGTTCCTGGCCGCCGAGGACCGCGGCTTCTACGACCACCACGGCGTCTCGGTGCGCGGCCTGTTGCGCGCGCTGTGGTCCAACGTGGCGAAGGACAGCGGGCAGGGCGCGTCCACCATCACCCAGCAGTTCGCCCGCAACGCGTACCTGACCCAGGAGCGCACGGTCAGCCGCAAGGCCAAGGAGGCGGCGCTCGCCCTCAAGCTGGAACACCGGTTCACCAAGGACCAGATCCTCGAGCGCTACCTGAACACCATCTACTTCGGCCGCGGGGCGTACGGGGTGGAGGCCGCCGCCCAGGCCTTCTTCGGCTCGTCGGTGGACCGGCTCACCGCGTACCAGGGTGCCGTGCTGGCCGCCATGGTCAAGGACCCGACCCGTGGCGACCCGGCCGTCGACCCGCACTGGACGCTGAACCGGTGGAAATGGATCGTCCGCGCGATGAGCGACGCCGGCTGGCTGCCGCCCGGGGCGGCCGACCGGACGCCGTACCCCGCGGTCGCCCCCGAATCGGTGACCGCCAGCGCGGTCGGCGGCCCGGTCGGGCTGATCGCCGACCGGGTCGAGGACGAACTCGTCGCCGCGGGGGTCAGCCGGCAGCAGATCCGCACCGGCGGACTGCGGGTCATCACGACCATCGACCCGCAGGCGCAGCGGGCGGCGACCGCGAGCATCGGCGCCGCGCTGGCCGGGCAGCCGGCCGAGCTGCGCACCGCGCTGGTCGCGATCGATCCGCACGACGGCGGGGTGCGCGCCTACTACGGCGGCGACCGGGGGCGCGGCTACTACGACGACGCGTTGGCCGCCCGCCCGCCGGCGTCGACCTTCAAACCGCTGGTGCTGGCCGCCGCCGAGGAACGCGACATCAGCTACCGGTCGTACTACAACGGGACGTCGCCGCGGCTGTTCTCCGACCGCGGCGGGGCGCCCCTCTACAACCTGGACAACCTGCAGTGCCCGGTCTGCCCGCTGGACACCGCGATGGTCTACTCGCTGAACACGCCGTTCTACGCCCTGGCCGAGCAGATCGGCCCGGGCCGGGTGCGTGACCTGGCGCTGCGGCTCGGCGTGCCCGCCTCCTACGGCGACCAGACCACCCTGGTCGATCTCAACGGCGAACTCACCCCCGGCCGCACCCGCGCCGACATCGCGATCGGGCGCTATCCGGTCGCCCCCGCCGACCTGGCCGGCGTCTACGCCACCCTGGCCGGCGGCGGCATCCGCGCCGACCGGCACTTCGTCACCCGGGTCGTCACCGCCCAGGGCACGGTCCTGCACCGCGCGGACACCACCGGCCGCCGGGTGCTGGGCGCCGAGGTGGCCGCCGACGTCGGCGCGGTGCTCACCCGGGTGGTCCAGCACGACGGCGCGGTGCCCGGGGTGGCGGCCGCCGCGAAAACCGGCTCCCAGCAGTACGGCAACACGTCCGACTCGTCCGACGCGTGGACCGCCGGGTGGGCCAGCGGACTCGCCGCGGTGGTCTGGGTGGGACGCGACAAGCCGGGGCCGATCCGCACCCGCAAGGGCGCGGCCATCAACGGGGACGGCATGCCGTACACCATCTTCAAGACCTTCCTGGCCGGAGCGCTGCGCGGCGGCCAGCGGATGTCCCTGCCCCCCGCGGCCGAGGTCGGGCACGTCGAGAAGGCCGACCTGCAGACGATCGAGACCAAGGTGTCGATGATCCCCGGCCGGGTCTTCGCCGGGCCGCGGCGCGGCGACCAGGTCGACCGCTCGCTGGCCGTCGGCGACTGGAGCGAACGCACCGCCCGGCTCACCGCGGCGCTGGACCGGTACGCCGCGACCGCCCCCGACTTCGCGGTGTCCCTCGTCGACCGCAGGACCGGGCGGCACTTCGACTACCACGGCGACCGTGCGTACGAGACGGCCAGCGTGGTGAAAGTGGAACTGCTCGCCGCCCTTCTGCTGTCCGCCCAGGACGCCCACCGGCAACTCCGGGCCGCGGAACGCCGCCGCGCCGAAAAAATGATCAAAGCGAGCGACAACGACACCGCCAAGCAGGTGTACGACGCGATCGGCGGCCCGACCGGCCTGAGCGCCGCCCTCACCCGGCTCGGGCTGAACTCCACCACACCGAACCCCAGCTTCGGCCTGAGCCGCACCACAGCCCTCGACCAGACCCGGATGATCACCGCCCTCAGCGACTCCGGCGGCCCCCTGGACAGCACCTCGAAGCAGCAGATCCTCACCCTGATGGCGAACGTCAACGCCGACCAGAACTGGGGAATCAGCGCCGCCTCCTTCGACGGCGAACAGGTCGCGCTGAAAAACGGCTGGCTGTCCCGCACCACCGAATCCCACCGCTGGATCATCAACAGCACCGGCCGGATCACCGGCGCCAAAACCGACGTGGCCCTGTCCATCCTCTCCCACGGCCACAGCAACCAGCCCGACGGAATCAGCGTGGTCGAACACATCGCCGCCCTGACCCGCAGCTACCTAGGCTGGTGA
- a CDS encoding VOC family protein, protein MDEILRRSDASAAVGELGWRFVLGTLQAAVAVDSISEGAQVLARAVAACGADADAHLRADLCPSRVVLSLQSAERAAVTTRDADLAGRITRAVGEGGWRTGPDLGADGPRSVQLIEIGIDALDIAAIRPFWRAVLGYTDEPGHGDPEDPVVDPLRIGPAIWFQQMDQPRPQRNRIHFDVSVPHDEAPGRIEAALAAGGRLVSSEHAPAFWVLADAEGNEACVTTWQGRD, encoded by the coding sequence ATGGACGAGATTCTCCGCAGATCGGACGCCTCGGCGGCGGTCGGCGAGTTGGGCTGGCGGTTTGTGCTCGGCACGTTGCAGGCCGCTGTCGCGGTCGACTCGATCAGTGAGGGTGCGCAGGTGCTCGCCCGGGCCGTCGCGGCCTGTGGTGCGGACGCCGATGCGCACCTCCGGGCCGATCTGTGCCCGAGCCGGGTCGTGTTGAGCCTGCAGTCGGCTGAGCGGGCCGCGGTGACCACCCGCGACGCCGACCTTGCCGGGCGGATCACGCGGGCCGTCGGCGAGGGCGGATGGCGGACCGGGCCGGATCTCGGTGCTGACGGGCCGCGGTCCGTGCAGCTGATCGAGATCGGCATCGACGCGTTGGACATCGCGGCCATCCGTCCGTTCTGGCGGGCCGTGCTCGGCTACACCGATGAGCCGGGGCACGGTGACCCGGAGGATCCCGTCGTCGACCCGCTCCGGATCGGGCCGGCGATCTGGTTCCAGCAGATGGACCAGCCGCGTCCGCAGCGCAACCGGATCCACTTCGACGTGAGCGTGCCGCACGACGAGGCGCCCGGGCGCATCGAGGCCGCGCTCGCCGCCGGCGGCCGGCTCGTGTCGTCGGAGCATGCGCCGGCCTTCTGGGTGCTGGCCGACGCCGAGGGCAACGAGGCCTGCGTGACCACCTGGCAGGGCCGTGACTAG